The Methylomicrobium agile genome has a segment encoding these proteins:
- the rpoD gene encoding RNA polymerase sigma factor RpoD yields the protein MNQEQQQSQIKQLIARGKIQGFLTYAEINDHLPSDIVDPEQIDDFIGMINDMGIQVYEVAPDEDSLITDAAAVTTDDEDAEEVAALASVDSEFGRTTDPVRMYMREMGSVELLTRADELKIAKRIEEGQQQLVKALARSCVVVDDFLQSYNSISADEGGIRLNDLITGFADYSETDDLSVAQTGAEDVEDTAPADEELKGLNLEEVSEKVERLRVQLQVATNACKKYGYASAETEQAFDVLADLFMEFKWTPQYLKKMSGIIPEGVASVREQERIILDICTKHAKMPRPEFIAMFTEDESNPVWLDRCLEEGSKYAEALKPHEKELRKAIKALGEIEAKFGLTINGLKDINRRMSIGEAKSRRAKKEMIEANLRLVISIAKKYTNRGLQFLDLIQEGNIGLMKAVDKFEYRRGYKFSTYATWWIRQAITRSIADQARTIRIPVHMIETINKLNRISRQILQELGREATPEELAVRMEMPEDKVRKVLKIAKEPISMETPIGDDEDSHLGDFIEDSRVLSPVESATIAGLRESTQNVLAGLTAREAKVLRMRFGINMNTDHTLEEVGKQFDVTRERIRQIEAKALRKLRHPSRSEQLRCFLDGD from the coding sequence GCAAAATTCAGGGCTTCCTGACTTATGCCGAAATTAATGACCACTTGCCGAGTGACATTGTCGATCCCGAGCAAATTGATGATTTCATCGGCATGATCAATGACATGGGGATCCAGGTCTACGAAGTTGCACCCGATGAAGACTCATTGATTACCGACGCGGCCGCGGTCACGACCGATGACGAAGACGCGGAAGAAGTTGCCGCGCTGGCCTCGGTCGACAGCGAATTCGGACGGACTACCGATCCGGTCCGAATGTACATGCGCGAAATGGGTTCGGTCGAGCTGTTGACTCGGGCGGACGAATTGAAAATCGCGAAAAGGATTGAAGAAGGGCAGCAGCAGCTGGTCAAGGCTCTGGCACGCTCCTGCGTGGTGGTGGACGACTTTCTGCAATCCTACAATTCGATTTCGGCCGACGAGGGCGGCATCCGCCTGAACGATCTGATCACCGGTTTCGCCGATTACAGCGAAACCGACGACTTGAGCGTGGCGCAGACCGGCGCGGAAGATGTCGAGGACACCGCTCCGGCCGACGAAGAGCTGAAAGGGCTGAATCTCGAAGAGGTCAGCGAAAAAGTCGAGCGGTTAAGGGTGCAATTGCAGGTCGCGACCAATGCCTGCAAGAAATACGGCTATGCGAGTGCGGAAACCGAGCAGGCGTTCGATGTGCTGGCCGATTTGTTCATGGAATTCAAATGGACGCCCCAGTATCTGAAAAAAATGTCCGGAATCATTCCCGAAGGCGTTGCAAGCGTTCGCGAGCAGGAAAGAATCATTCTGGACATCTGCACCAAGCATGCAAAAATGCCGCGTCCGGAATTCATCGCGATGTTTACCGAGGACGAGAGCAATCCGGTCTGGCTGGACCGCTGCCTGGAGGAGGGCAGCAAGTACGCGGAAGCGTTGAAGCCGCATGAAAAGGAACTCCGTAAGGCGATCAAGGCCCTGGGCGAGATCGAAGCGAAATTCGGTCTGACGATCAACGGCCTGAAAGACATCAACCGGCGCATGTCGATCGGCGAGGCCAAATCGCGGCGTGCGAAAAAGGAAATGATCGAAGCGAACTTGCGTCTGGTCATCTCGATCGCGAAAAAATACACGAATCGCGGCCTGCAGTTCCTCGACCTGATTCAGGAGGGCAACATTGGCCTGATGAAAGCGGTCGATAAATTCGAATACCGGCGCGGTTACAAATTCTCGACCTACGCGACCTGGTGGATTCGCCAGGCGATTACCCGCTCGATCGCGGATCAGGCGCGTACGATCCGGATTCCGGTGCACATGATCGAAACGATCAACAAGCTGAACCGGATTTCCCGGCAGATCCTGCAGGAACTGGGCCGCGAGGCGACGCCGGAAGAACTGGCCGTGCGGATGGAAATGCCCGAAGACAAGGTGCGCAAGGTGCTGAAGATCGCGAAAGAGCCGATTTCGATGGAAACGCCGATCGGCGATGACGAAGATTCGCATCTGGGCGATTTTATCGAAGATTCGAGAGTGCTATCGCCGGTCGAATCTGCTACAATTGCCGGCTTGCGCGAATCGACGCAAAACGTGCTGGCGGGACTGACCGCGCGTGAAGCGAAGGTGCTCAGGATGCGTTTCGGCATCAATATGAATACCGACCATACGCTCGAAGAAGTCGGCAAGCAGTTTGACGTGACCCGCGAAAGAATACGCCAGATCGAAGCCAAGGCGCTCAGAAAGCTGCGGCATCCATCGAGATCGGAACAGCTGCGCTGTTTTCTTGACGGCGACTAA